Within Astyanax mexicanus isolate ESR-SI-001 chromosome 2, AstMex3_surface, whole genome shotgun sequence, the genomic segment TAAttgcatataaataaataaaaagacatatGGAACATAAGTTATTATCTAGGTTATATTACAAGCTGCTGacataggttagctagttaactagctaattaGTAAGTTTGTTAGTTAACTAGATAACTAACTTAGTTTCCTATCAAATTCAGTGGTAGTAAATGTGTTAGTACACGTAGTTACACAATGTTATCCAAAACTCAGAACTAAGCTTACTTAAATCAGTTTAAACATATTATTAGCAATGTATAAAGACCGTAAATAAGACTGGGTTACCTGCAGGTTGTCTGTTCTCTCGAAAACATCTTGTTTCGCTGTTTAGCCTCCTAAACCTCGGAGTCAAATCCACCGCCATCACCCACCAGGAAACAGCGTCATCCCCCTAAACCCGCTGACAGAACCAGAGCCGGTTTATACAGAGACTGACCACGCCCTAAAATCCCCCGCTATAGCAGGAAATCCCTGAGAACGCTAGAGGGCGCCCGCGAGCGAGTCCTGAAAGAATAGCGGCTAACGGAGTTAAACGTCTAAAAGCGCAAATTAAAATAGAAGTAGGCTACTTATacgatattcctttaattttttgtacaaaaagcacagaaaactatcgtgtatatttttatttttctacaacAAATGGGTTTAAGCAGTAAAagcgctagcattactgctattgAGCTGATTGGTTAGTGAGCCAGAACtcgtttaaaatgtttataacgaGAGTTTAAAGCTTTATTATTATGTCTGCGGTACTGAAACGTTTGATATTGCTCAGTGTTGAGGAAATTAGTACCTTTTTGAGtataaaaaatgatcaaatatttataAACTATGAATTTTCTCCATcgctccatatgaacccattcattttgggtTCACTCTGGAGCGCCCTCTGGCGGACTGACAAACCCAGAAGAGATTCTATAGTGTGTCTTCTCCTCTCCAGAGATTCTTTGACAGAACAACGGACGGAAActgattttaaaaacattaaacaataatcTGCGGATCTTAAAGTGTGCTTGTTATAgttatttttattcttaataaATATGTAAAGAAATACAAACAAATAGCAATCATAAAATACTGGCGTAAGTCAGTTACCTTGATAAAACATTAGTAGTGGAGAAATCTGagccaaaaaaataaagtatactaaatattttaaatcacgtaataattattataacatgtaatgtcatgtaataacagtgacgAAATTAATAAAACGATTATTATAATGAATttgattattttcttttattatatgtAAGTAAGTAGGATAACATAAATCTATACAGACATTATGGTTAGGCAGAAAAATATTTGGGTAATTTGGTTAAATAAAGTAGACGTAAAGGTTGCTTTAAAAAACGCTAGACACCctattaaagtcatttttttttatttctcttttgggACTGTTGACTCATATACAATGATTgtaattgattatttatttttggtaCGCATAAAATATGTCAGAAACatagacattttttattttgtgacaGCAGCAAAATAAAATGCTACAAATCTATTGCTGTGTTAAAACTACACTAATTAGAGAAGGTTAAATAAATGTCTTTAACTTGTAAAGTTGATGAtaaaaaaacaaccttaaaactGCGTTTATGTAACATTGGTTCAAGTTGAAATTCTAGCACcgaatatatgtttatttaaatattttgaaggGTTGTAGTTTTCcttttattgttgttttcttttttcttcttcttttttgttgCTGGATATCTTGCTGTTATTTTGGTTAATTTCGATTGATTGTCTGATAAAGTcgtataaataaaaatgtaaaagttttggATTCACAGATGGGCAGATGGGCTGGAGTTGGTGGGAGTGATGGTTGTAAATAGGCGGGGAGTCTGCTTTGTTTACTAACACGAAAAGCTTCTTCAGCCAAGAAAACGGTAAAACGCGCTTGACCTACCTCATGAATAATAGATCAGCCCTGAGGCGCTTTAATGAAACACATAGTTGGCTGTACAGCTCTGATCAAAGTACTGAAATTATCATCTTTTACTTATCGTTTAAAAGGGAGACGATGTTCTTATGCTTATGCTTCAAAGGGGGGCAGAGGCTGTGCTCCAATAACTTCCAGTAATGTGTTTTAGGGCACTTAGCTCGCCCGTAGagtctggcatgtcagaaatagtgtttttaatgaattttaaagAGAGTCCAGTGAAGATCATTTGTAAACAAGTAGAACTTTTTGGATAAACTGAActtttataaacaaataatataaacaatatgtacatatttaagtaaagtttaatacaaaccatacatataaaactataacatTGAATTAATGCTAAATCAACATAAAAGAACTAACAAAACATCTGAGATCAACGTTGTTTCAATACATTAGCGATGGAACAATCAACGTTCTTTTATCGTCCGATTGCTATCTGGGTAAGGGCTTTTATGACTAAAAATAAAGgttagaaaataaaaattattagaaatttgtatttttttatttgtaatatgtTATAAGTGATAATAGACATGCATTTCCGCTGTGGATTGTGCTCCTAGTCTTGTAACTATATTTAAATTCatgtttattctaaaaaaaaaaaaaaattacttaggTTTTACTTATGTGCACTAGCCAGTGTACAAGGCCGCGTGTACGCCGATTGGAACACATCCGAGGAGACCAAGTATGTCGACGTAATGTCTGCGTAGTTTCTAACGTAATGTCGCACTGAGGGAACACCACGCGACAACTGTAGACAAGATGGCGACTGCGGTCTGTGCTCGATGTGTATGTTAAGTTAAGACACCGCTGGTAGAGAAACAGGTGGGTACAGATTTATCTCTATTTGGCTGAAACGGCTGTATTCGGGGTCTAGAGGCGGCGGGTGGCGGGGTGAAGCGGCGGGGGAGACGGAGCTCCGGTGACCCGGTGTGATCACATTTACAGCCTAATCCGGACCCAGCCTGCTCACCTAATGTTCCATAGCGCGGCTCTGCGTGTTAGAGCTCCGCGCTGGAGCTGCCGGGGAACCGTTTAGCTTACTTTACTGCCTCTTCACTGCCCGCGTGTCTCTGTTGCACGCTGACTTTTAGATTAGCTAGGTTAAGTTCCTTTAGTATCGTTTTCTGATCCCTATCGTTTTAGTTccctaaaaaaaatcaaatttcatAATAAACCTCAGATGTGCCATATAATAAATCGGTGTCCTGTATGTTAACTCGGCGAGCTAGGTTAACCTTAGTAGAGTTTGTGTGTTGTGATTTTTGCTGATTAGTTAACGCTAATGTTTTACGACCGGCTTTTTCTATCTGCGTACCACTGAAGTTTACTGGAAAGGTTTAAAGCTATAATCAGAATGTAGGTTATAGTAATCTATATTAAGAAATGCTGATCTGTAACACTGGGGTTTCTTATGCACACAGACAGATAACAGGATTACTGTGAGCTAATCTAACCCTAGGTTAGTTAACCTGCGTTTTAGTAACGCTGCTCTTTTCTAGGACTGAAAGTCAGTCGGTGTTCCGTCGAGTTATGATAgccatcgatacgtgcttcctaaaggcaccgcgcatgcgctgacctacacttttaaaattatttttcctgttttttttataataaatctgttttcggggtttttatgtgcatttaacaacctggactcgctgtcattgcacaaaagtgtacattgaaattaataataataaatacaaaaaatattggtTGAAAAAATCATACAAAGCAGTGTGTAATGACTTCTTTGCCTTAACTTGACCATGATACAGTGATTAatgctatccaaatatactagCTACATCTACTGGGGACATGCTCTAATATgatgcttcttttgtatttttacagttaaatgtacactagggtagcacggtttgacagagTAGCACAATTAGACAGAACACCGGGTTATTAGCTATTCTATGCTACACCGACAACAGCTAACCTGTCTAACTTAAACCCAAAGATTAAGAGTTTATAGTTAAATAGGAATGACCTTTAGCTTTCCCTTTTATTGGAAATGTAATAATAACTATGATTAGGGGTATGTCCAAAATGTAGCTATATCACAATAtagtttagacacacctcttctcattcaatgtttaatTGAATTCAAATTTATTGTTTACTCTGCAATTCCATATgcatcccttaattgttttccgATCTTTTAATagtaatctacaatatagaatatacattaaataaaaaaaatcactgaatgaGAGGGTGTTCCAAATTTGGTTGATgctatataattcatatatttatatgaaGAGTATAGCCACCAGACATGTATAAactactagagacccagacttaagtaaaagtacaagtgctctattaaaaaaagtgatttaagtAGAAGTGTTCTTTATGTACCACACTTTAAGTTTGGAGTAAGTATTGGAGCTAGTTCATTCTAAAATTGTACTagtgtacagtactgtgttatgtagtataacagaaagcagtggaaagttctcagagtgaaaggcaaaACGGGAGCAGCGAGTTCTTACTATAAGATCATCTAGATCTTTAATTCGCTCAGTAATGatgcagcttcatcaaacccagtggCAGTGCAGAGCGTATTCTGCTCTGTCTTTAGTGATAATGAGGGtttagaatgattcctaacatttgtAGTTATGATTGTAATGAGAAACCATCCAgcctataaaaaaataatacttaaaataataatacttaagtacagtagtgaagtagttcacTACtatgttactatacatctctgataGTCCTAGTCTACATAGACATGAACATTAAagacaaacagagcagcaacatctgtcaaaaaaaatacagagatttcaataaatattttgctCTCGTTCTATATCTAAAACTTTAGAATGAAACTATTAATGGCCAGCCTAATGCTTCTAATGAGCCCAGTTTGTTGATACCCAAACAGatcatattattttaaaaacacagtatcatatttataaaatctcaaGGAGAACCTTGGAGTATCAGTAAAGAAAAGGTTGGACTCGGTTTGATCAGATTAAATGCAAGGTAAAGTGTGCAATGTGTAACACAGCATATCTCAAATACACTCATACAGCAGTGTGTCCCAATCCTATATCTAAGGATCTTAATGCAGTGTGCACAACAGGAGTAAACAGTTTTTATGTTTCCTTTCTCCAGCACTCCTGACTCAACCCATCAGGCCTTTCATCAGTTTGCAGTAGGTGTGTTTAGAACAGGAACGCATAAAGAGCGTTTGGTGCCAAAGAGCAAAAGTACATATTGGTGACTAATGCTTGGAATCATTTTGATTCATTTGATTAAATGAATTACTGTTTTAACatagtttttaaaatgtgttcatGGAGATTGTACATCTGTACATATAAAAGCTGTCCGAGGCAATCTTAGTTGATTCtcttgtaaaattaaagaatattaacaatgtttaagaatttaCAAAGTTTAAGAATTAATATTAAGTTTTTAAATATAGattaatttcattttttgttctgttctgtCTAAATGACTAAAACTGTCTTTTTCAGTTATATTGGGACTCTTGGgatattttaacaatattgagaggttttttttattaatatcacCAAGCCTCAGTGACTGGGTTATATCAGGGTAAACATAGTATAAAGTGTGTATTGTGGAACACAAGTCACTTTTATTCTGCATTTCCTTCTACGTCACATGTTTATACAGCAGTATTTTCATATCCTACTCCATTGGACAATCATTCACTgcttattttagtgttttctggGAACACACACCCGTTGTAAACTCATAAATTGTTGGTCAGTGGGTTGATGAGTTGCGTCAGATAAATCAGGAGCCAGAAAGTTATAATAAAATGGGCTGTGCTTCAGAAACACTGGACTGGTTGGGCAGCCAATTAGACTCAAAGTGGCACAACTGAGCTTACTGGCCAAAGCTAGTGGCTAAACTTAGCACACACTATCACAGCAAGGATAGATTAAGTTTTCAAAGACACAGAGCCTTACTAATGTACAAGAATTTATGTATTCATTTGTTCATCTTCACGGTACAGTACGGTGTAATTGGATTACAGATTTTTGTTCTAGTAATAAAACATTTTGTGcagtgtttttgattttttttttttcgggaggTGTTACTGTTGACTTGATCTGCCCTTgatttgtataattatttatggcataatactactactactactactactaataataataataataataataataataataataataataataataataattgagggATAGAGTGGAACTATTTCACTATTTCATTGCTAAATGTTGATAAACATTTGTATCATCcactttaacttaaaatctaacaaacagtgataatggaCCTATGGTATAATCACACTTATGTTTGTGTGATAATAGTGTGTACTGATCTGTTTTTCTACCTGTGGTCTCATGCCCACGACCACAGTACACCGGTGCCAATATGCCATGTTACAGCACTACCCCTCGTGTATTATTATTGCTCAATTATTGTGAAACCTTATTTCTTAATTATTTGGAAATCTTGTTGCTTAAGGCAAAATATacctttaatttttatttcattccattttataaatttttttattaaatacatcaaACGatatggttattttttttttttgtctcaaaattgaTTCTTTATTCTTAATGTATGCCATTTACATTATTGGCACTATGATCATATATAATTGTTAATATAAAAAAGAGTGGGCACTGTATACATATAAACAATTCTTTGtgtttatcagaaaaaaaaatagagcactAATGCGGGTCTTTTTATGGATGTTGTAATGCTTTAGGGTTTAAAACTCTCCGAAATGGCACGTAAGCACTGACATATAGGCCTTTCAGTGGGtagggaaataaaataaaaaaaatcttagcagTGTTGTAAACAATTCAGCACAGCAAAAACACCTAGCAAAAGGATGGGACTGAATTTTTCAtacagactttttttcttttatactaATCCTCTATTTTCATCTGCCTCTGCAGGTAAGCCATGCCCTGGGAGAAGGTAGTTGTACCACTGGCTGCCTTCACCATGATGATGTGAAGTGGGCATGACTGACTGTGATGGACAGGTGTAAGCACGTAGGTCGCTTGAGGCTTGCGCGGGACCACTCCATCCTGAACCCGCAGAAATGGCACTGCGTGGACTGCAACACCACCGAGTCTGTCTGGGGGTGCCTCAGCTGTTCGCACGTGGCCTGCGGACGCTACATAGAGGAGCATGCACTTCAGCACTTCCAGGTATGCTCGCGTGCTTTTCTGTGGTGGGTTAGGGTTCTTCTGCCATCAGTGGACTACAGGTTTCTTTGTAATGTGCAGTACAAGGttgaaaaaataatgaattaatttagaTTACTAAACAGTTTGGTGCATCATGAAATGGCAGGTTAAACACGATTAGATTTAGTTAGGTTATTGTATTACCTCTGGGCTTGTGTTTGTAAAGCTATTTATAAATGGGATTTATTGAGGGGATTTCTAGAGGGAGTTAATTGGCTCAGCTGAATTGGGGAGATTTGCCATGTTGGGAGTGCCCATCAAGAGGTTATATCTAACAGATATAAATAGTAAATACAATTTTACTCCACCTGGGTGCTTGTCAGAAGATCTATCTTCTTAAGCATGGAGATCTTTCGGATATTATGTAAGAAGGTGTTGagtggtacacacacacacactgcaaaatattacataacataacataatattacataacatgacataatatgtttttttaagggtacaggaacacacacacacacaaaaaaattgtgatcaaaaaatatgtaaattggTAAAAGGTTGTTTGTCATTGCATGTTATTAAAGTTATTCAGTTTTAATTAATTTGGTGGCattttgtaattaatttaatttgtgtatatacagctctgggaaatgaaaataaagagagcacttaaaaattatgagtttcttttaaatcctctggaatataatcaagaggaagatggatgacctcAATccttcaaaccaagctaaactgcttaaatctttgcaccaggagtgttacaaatttatccaaaagcagtgtgtaagactggtggaggagaacattccgagatgcatgaaaactgtgattaaaaaccagggttattccaccaaatattgattgcttATCTCTTAAAACTTGCATATGAATTGCAtatgcatatgaacttgttttctttgcattatttaaggtctgaaagctctgcattttttgttattttgcaaataaatgctctgaataatgtgtttattttgaTACTTTTTGGAAGTACATCATATCTTATATTTACTACCATACTTATATCAGTTTATTTATCCCCTCTTCTGACCCAtaacttttttctttattattttaatcatttggTCTGTATTATTGCTGTTTTCTCTGCATGATCTGTTATTGAGAGGCTTCTCTGTTCATCCTGCAGGAGCAGCACCACCCTTTGGCCCTGGAGGTGAACGAGCTGTACGTTTTCTGCTACCTGTGTGACGACTATGTGCTGAACGACAACAACACAGGTGATCTGAAGCTGCTGCGCAGTACGCTTAGCGCCATCAAGAGCCAGCGCTATGAGGTCACCACACGGAGCGGACGCACCCTGCGCTCTGCCGCAGCCCCGCCTGAGCAGCCAGGTCCTAGCAACACACGAGAGCTGCAGCTGCGGGACGAGGACCGCATGTTTACAGCACTGTGGCACCGGCGCCGGGCCCTGATGGGCCGCATCTTCCGCGTCTGGTTCGAGCAGACAGACCTCGGGAAGAAGCGCCTGGAGGAGGCGCGccagcaggaggaagaggaggagaggaagcgtGAGGCTCGAGAAAGGAGACTTAAACTAAAGCGGCAGCTGAGGGAGGAGCTTGAGAGCGCTCCACCCCGGAAAAGCCACCGTATCCGGAGGCAGAGCCAGAAAGTGTCCACTGTCGTTACTGGACCAGCCAAGCCAGTTAAATCTGTCAAACACAAGCCAGCTCCTCCCCCTGCTGTAAGGACTCCTAAGAGAAAAACGCCTCAAAGGAGGCCACCGCCCCAAACCAAGGCCAAACAGACTCGAGCTCCGCCCTCAAAATCGACGGGGGACTCGCCTATCAAACGGCGGCCCACCGTCACGCCAGGTGTGACTGGCCTGCGCAATCTTGGCAACACGTGCTACATGAACTCGATACTACAGGTTTTGAGTCACCTGCATGTTTTTAGGGAATGTTTTTTGAGACTGGATTTGAACCAGGCCCTGGAGTTGCTGGCCTCCGCCGTCAGCCGCAAGCTGGGGCTCTCGGCTCAGCACAGCACTCAGCCCAAAGCTTCTGGACCAGGCTCAGGGCTCAGCGGCGGGGCATCTCGCTCACGGAGCATGGAGCTCATCCAGCCCAAAGAGCCCAGCTCCAAACACATCTCACTCTGTCATGAGTTACACACTTTGTTCCAGGTATGTGATGCTTTTACTGACGGTCTAAGAGCACATCTTATTGTACGTGAGCTATTACTGGTGTAAAGCAACACCAAAAGATGTAGTATTTGGGgagttgcattttttttatatatatctgaaGTATTGTGTTAAATTGCTTTATTTTAGGCCTATTATAGTAATGTTGACTTATCCTGTAATATAAGGACATAACGTCATCAGTTTTGCTGAACTCGATATTGCCTGTTATGcctgttttattttcatttgggATTTGTTTCACAAATATATTGTAAGGCTTTTATCTGAATGTTCCCAATTAGTTTATTGCTCTTAAAAAGGTTATCATTGCATTATTAAGGTATTTTTATATTATCATGTGTAGTTTTTGTTGCACATaaaattaaacaggatttttttttttacactctgtaatttaatataatatacatttaagacAGTGTTCAATAAGCACTGATTGTATCCTCGATATAGTTAAAAACATTTAGGCGATTCttgaatttcccctcggggatcaataaagtatctatctatctatctatctagctatctagctatctatcatTTAGGCGATACGAAAAGAACATTGataatgatacaataaaatacactCATATTGCACAGCTCTAACCCAAACAAAAATAGCTATATTTTTGCTGTCAATTACAAATAGTTCTggctattaggggtgggcgatatggccataaaataatatcacaatagtaggtgatatggcacaatatgtcagggtataatatcgttcaagatatgatatggcacacccctactggctATCACATTTATGTACTacgtattttgtaaaaaaatttaaatgcatGAAATTTTTGTTTCACACGCTTACAGCATACTTTATAGTTGCAAACCAAAATTGTGGTGGAGCTAAAATAGAAAATAACCTTAAACGCTGGTCACATAATTGCATGTACACAGTGTGGTGTAtgaggtgatatatatatattcgaaCAGAATTTGTCAGAATAATGCAGAATAATACTTTTGCTCCTCCATTAGAATTAAACTTGAAAAAATAATGTTGTATATATCATGCTGTGTAGTCTAATTGgagtatgtgggtgtgtgtttatagGTAATGTGGTCAGGGAAATGGGCCCTGGTGTCTCCCTTCGCAATGCTTCACTCAGTATGGCAGCTGATCCCGGCGTTCCGAGGCTACGCACAACAAGATGCGCAGGAGTTCCTGTGTGAACTCCTGGATAAGGTCCAACATGAGCTAGAGCGAACTGGAACGCTAACACCCGCCACTGtgccagccaatcagagacggcTCATCAAACAGGTGCTCAGCGTGGTCAACACCATCTTTCATGGCCAGCTTTTGAGTCAGGTAGGTGTTTTTCCATTCCATACATTCTAATGAATTCTAAAATAAGAAGAAATCTCTGAAtacttttaaatattgtttatattccagaaatCATTATTAACATGtggttgtctttgtttgtgtgtaggTGAGGTGTTTGTCTTGTGATCACCGCTCTAACACAGTGGAGCCGTTCTGGGATTTGTCGTTAGAGTTCCCCGAGCGCTATCACAGCAACAGCAAGGATGCTGCTCAGGTTCCATGTGGGCTGACGGAGATGCTGGCCAAGTTTACAGAGACTGAGGCTTTAGAGGGAGCCATTTATGCTTGTGATCACTGCAACAGTGAGTACCATCCATATAGATAACATTTTATGTGATTTTAATTGTGCCATAAATAATGTATtcagacacctgcttattcattgtttcttctaaaatcttttaaaagtggattaaaatacaagttatagtACTCTTCAGGTTCACGTTGATCAgctccaaagagtcctattctattgggaGTACTTTCTTTACAGAAACTTGACAAGCTGTCTTCTTTCAGCAATGGTTGCAAGATAAAGtagctgagcagtgtgccaagacctgctggaaaatgaaatccgcatcaccataaaagttgtcagcaaagggaagcatgaagtgcttgaCATAACATAGTGGACCAAAACCagtagatgacatgtctctccaatccatcactgattgtgaaaactttaCTTCACACTAgtcctcaagcagtttggactgtgtgtttctctactcttcctccagactctgctcccttgatttccaaatgaaatgcaaaatttactgttgatcagtgatggtttggagtgacATGTAcagcatctgctggtgttggtccactgtgttactgtatcaagtccaaagtcagtgcggtgttttcctggaaaatcttacagcacttcatgcttccctctgctgacaacttttattgagctgcggatttcattttccagcaggacttggcacactgccaaatgtaccaattggtcttatataatattcaatttttttgagcacagatttttggattttcattagctgtaagccataatcattaacagtaGAAGAAATGCACGCTTAAAATAGCTCAGTCTatatataatacatctatattatatgagtttcacattttgaactgaattactgaaagtaaattttcaatgatattcaaattttttgagatgcactagtatatatcaCTAACATCTCTTATTCATTCTCAGATAAGCGCCGGCGGTTCTGCTCCAAGCAAGTTGTTCTAACAGAAGCTCAGAAGCAGCTAATGGTCTACAAACTGCCTCACGTTCTACGACTGCACCTCAAACGCTTTAGGTAAATATAGTAACGTACTGTCTCGTGTGAAAAtgctgtgtgctgtgtgttttaATGACGTTTTCTTTTGTGTGTGTAGATGGTCTGGTCGTAACCACAGGGAGAAGATTGGTGTTCATGTTAAGTTTGAGCAGGAGCTGAACATGGAGCCATACTGCTGCAAAGACTCCAACACATCGCCACGGCCCCAACACTTC encodes:
- the usp44 gene encoding ubiquitin carboxyl-terminal hydrolase 44 — encoded protein: MDRCKHVGRLRLARDHSILNPQKWHCVDCNTTESVWGCLSCSHVACGRYIEEHALQHFQEQHHPLALEVNELYVFCYLCDDYVLNDNNTGDLKLLRSTLSAIKSQRYEVTTRSGRTLRSAAAPPEQPGPSNTRELQLRDEDRMFTALWHRRRALMGRIFRVWFEQTDLGKKRLEEARQQEEEEERKREARERRLKLKRQLREELESAPPRKSHRIRRQSQKVSTVVTGPAKPVKSVKHKPAPPPAVRTPKRKTPQRRPPPQTKAKQTRAPPSKSTGDSPIKRRPTVTPGVTGLRNLGNTCYMNSILQVLSHLHVFRECFLRLDLNQALELLASAVSRKLGLSAQHSTQPKASGPGSGLSGGASRSRSMELIQPKEPSSKHISLCHELHTLFQVMWSGKWALVSPFAMLHSVWQLIPAFRGYAQQDAQEFLCELLDKVQHELERTGTLTPATVPANQRRLIKQVLSVVNTIFHGQLLSQVRCLSCDHRSNTVEPFWDLSLEFPERYHSNSKDAAQVPCGLTEMLAKFTETEALEGAIYACDHCNNKRRRFCSKQVVLTEAQKQLMVYKLPHVLRLHLKRFRWSGRNHREKIGVHVKFEQELNMEPYCCKDSNTSPRPQHFLYQLSAVVMHHGKGFGSGHYTAFCYNTEGGFWVHCNDSKLSVCAVEEVCKAQAYILFYTQRSSQDKGKASDL